The Triticum aestivum cultivar Chinese Spring chromosome 7B, IWGSC CS RefSeq v2.1, whole genome shotgun sequence genome window below encodes:
- the LOC123160847 gene encoding uncharacterized protein isoform X7 encodes MDVPAMGTLLGIRRQQVASRLDVPDGRQVARAPVRLQDRHNGEMAPPLSTGVVWTGASAPINSDAVRCTGRLALARLAGGRSQEVCATTAVG; translated from the exons ATGGATGTGCCGGCGATGGGGACGCTATTGgggatccggcgccaacaggtcgCGTCGCGGCTCGACGTTCCCGACGGCAGACAGGTCGCCCGCGCCCCCGTCAGGCTCCAAGACCGCCACAACGGCGAAATGGCCCCGCCTCTGT CGACTGGTGTAGTTTGGACAGGAGCAAGTGCGCCAATTAATTCTGATGCGGTGAGATGCACAGGGAGGCTTGCATTGGCAAGGCTAGCAGGAGGCCGTTCTCAGGAGGTCTGCGCGACGACGGCGGTAG GGTGA
- the LOC123160847 gene encoding uncharacterized protein isoform X4 — protein MDVPAMGTLLGIRRQQVASRLDVPDGRQVARAPVRLQDRHNGEMAPPLSTGVVWTGASAPINSDAVRCTGRLALARLAGGRSQEVCATTAVIFGATALIRT, from the exons ATGGATGTGCCGGCGATGGGGACGCTATTGgggatccggcgccaacaggtcgCGTCGCGGCTCGACGTTCCCGACGGCAGACAGGTCGCCCGCGCCCCCGTCAGGCTCCAAGACCGCCACAACGGCGAAATGGCCCCGCCTCTGT CGACTGGTGTAGTTTGGACAGGAGCAAGTGCGCCAATTAATTCTGATGCGGTGAGATGCACAGGGAGGCTTGCATTGGCAAGGCTAGCAGGAGGCCGTTCTCAGGAGGTCTGCGCGACGACGGCG gttatcttcggAGCCACTGCATTGATCCGTACGTAG
- the LOC123160847 gene encoding uncharacterized protein isoform X5 produces the protein MDVPAMGTLLGIRRQQVASRLDVPDGRQVARAPVRLQDRHNGEMAPPLSTGVVWTGASAPINSDAVRCTGRLALARLAGGRSQEVCATTAGELSSDL, from the exons ATGGATGTGCCGGCGATGGGGACGCTATTGgggatccggcgccaacaggtcgCGTCGCGGCTCGACGTTCCCGACGGCAGACAGGTCGCCCGCGCCCCCGTCAGGCTCCAAGACCGCCACAACGGCGAAATGGCCCCGCCTCTGT CGACTGGTGTAGTTTGGACAGGAGCAAGTGCGCCAATTAATTCTGATGCGGTGAGATGCACAGGGAGGCTTGCATTGGCAAGGCTAGCAGGAGGCCGTTCTCAGGAGGTCTGCGCGACGACGGCG GGTGAATTGAGTTCAGATCTTTGA
- the LOC123160847 gene encoding uncharacterized protein isoform X1 has translation MDVPAMGTLLGIRRQQVASRLDVPDGRQVARAPVRLQDRHNGEMAPPLSTGVVWTGASAPINSDAVRCTGRLALARLAGGRSQEVCATTAVPEPERMGGGAAAIRNIMRIRAKGAVQDAIRGRHATLLVARVE, from the exons ATGGATGTGCCGGCGATGGGGACGCTATTGgggatccggcgccaacaggtcgCGTCGCGGCTCGACGTTCCCGACGGCAGACAGGTCGCCCGCGCCCCCGTCAGGCTCCAAGACCGCCACAACGGCGAAATGGCCCCGCCTCTGT CGACTGGTGTAGTTTGGACAGGAGCAAGTGCGCCAATTAATTCTGATGCGGTGAGATGCACAGGGAGGCTTGCATTGGCAAGGCTAGCAGGAGGCCGTTCTCAGGAGGTCTGCGCGACGACGGCG GTGCCAGAACCTGAACGCATGGGTGGCGGCGCCGCTGCTATACGAAACATCATGCGCATACGAGCCAAAGGGGCTGTCCAAGACGCCATCAGGGGACGTCATGCGACCCTTCTCGTTGCAAGGGTGGAATAG
- the LOC123160847 gene encoding uncharacterized protein isoform X3: MDVPAMGTLLGIRRQQVASRLDVPDGRQVARAPVRLQDRHNGEMAPPLSTGVVWTGASAPINSDAVRCTGRLALARLAGGRSQEVCATTALVLFSHIICFVEIISL; encoded by the exons ATGGATGTGCCGGCGATGGGGACGCTATTGgggatccggcgccaacaggtcgCGTCGCGGCTCGACGTTCCCGACGGCAGACAGGTCGCCCGCGCCCCCGTCAGGCTCCAAGACCGCCACAACGGCGAAATGGCCCCGCCTCTGT CGACTGGTGTAGTTTGGACAGGAGCAAGTGCGCCAATTAATTCTGATGCGGTGAGATGCACAGGGAGGCTTGCATTGGCAAGGCTAGCAGGAGGCCGTTCTCAGGAGGTCTGCGCGACGACGGCG TTGGTCCTGTTTTCCCATATCATCTGCTTTGTAGAGATAATCTCTCTTTGA
- the LOC123160847 gene encoding uncharacterized protein isoform X2, translating to MDVPAMGTLLGIRRQQVASRLDVPDGRQVARAPVRLQDRHNGEMAPPLSTGVVWTGASAPINSDAVRCTGRLALARLAGGRSQEVCATTAVGYLRSHCIDPYVVATYSDGAQRAFGYWIYPLGDGSTRYL from the exons ATGGATGTGCCGGCGATGGGGACGCTATTGgggatccggcgccaacaggtcgCGTCGCGGCTCGACGTTCCCGACGGCAGACAGGTCGCCCGCGCCCCCGTCAGGCTCCAAGACCGCCACAACGGCGAAATGGCCCCGCCTCTGT CGACTGGTGTAGTTTGGACAGGAGCAAGTGCGCCAATTAATTCTGATGCGGTGAGATGCACAGGGAGGCTTGCATTGGCAAGGCTAGCAGGAGGCCGTTCTCAGGAGGTCTGCGCGACGACGGCGGTAG gttatcttcggAGCCACTGCATTGATCCGTACGTAGTTGCTACTTACTCCGACGGAGCCCagagagcgtttggttactggatctatccgttgggagatggtagcacgcGATATCTTTAA
- the LOC123160847 gene encoding uncharacterized protein isoform X6: MDVPAMGTLLGIRRQQVASRLDVPDGRQVARAPVRLQDRHNGEMAPPLSTGVVWTGASAPINSDAVRCTGRLALARLAGGRSQEVCATTAVGART, translated from the exons ATGGATGTGCCGGCGATGGGGACGCTATTGgggatccggcgccaacaggtcgCGTCGCGGCTCGACGTTCCCGACGGCAGACAGGTCGCCCGCGCCCCCGTCAGGCTCCAAGACCGCCACAACGGCGAAATGGCCCCGCCTCTGT CGACTGGTGTAGTTTGGACAGGAGCAAGTGCGCCAATTAATTCTGATGCGGTGAGATGCACAGGGAGGCTTGCATTGGCAAGGCTAGCAGGAGGCCGTTCTCAGGAGGTCTGCGCGACGACGGCGGTAG GTGCCAGAACCTGA